A part of Cannabis sativa cultivar Pink pepper isolate KNU-18-1 chromosome 6, ASM2916894v1, whole genome shotgun sequence genomic DNA contains:
- the LOC115725021 gene encoding protein translation factor SUI1 homolog, which yields MVELDIQIPSAFDPFAEAQDTDAPGAKENVHVRVQQRNGKKCLTTVQGLKKDFSYEKILKDLKKEFCCNGNVVQDKELGKIIQLQGDQRKNVSQFLVQASLVKKDRIKIHGF from the coding sequence ATGGTTGAGTTAGACATTCAGATTCCATCTGCTTTCGACCCATTTGCTGAGGCGCAGGACACTGATGCCCCTGGGGCCAAAGAGAATGTACACGTTCGAGTTCAGCAAAGGAATGGAAAGAAGTGCCTGACTACGGTGCAGGGGTTAAAGAAAGACTTTAGCTACGAGAAGATCCTCAAGGATCTTAAGAAGGAGTTTTGCTGCAACGGCAATGTTGTTCAGGATAAAGAGTTGGGTAAAATAATTCAACTCCAAGGTGATCAGCGCAAGAACGTGTCCCAGTTCCTTGTTCAGGCGAGTCTTGTCAAGAAAGATCGCATCAAGATTCATGGTTTTTGA